The Bacteroides fragilis NCTC 9343 genome includes the window CCGTACCGCCCAACCCGACCGAACTGCTGGCACGCCAGGCATTGGTGGAAGCCATCGATATCCTCAAAAAGCACTTCGACTATATCGTGCTCGACACCGCTCCCATCGGAATGGTGACCGACACACAGATCATCGCACGGGTGGCCGACCTATCGGTTTATGTCTGCCGCGCCGACTATACCCACAAAGCCGACTATACCCTGCTCGAAGATCTCCGCCTGGGCAACAAGCTCCCCAACCTGTGTACCGTAATCAACGGCTTGGACATGAAAAAGCGGAAATACGGCTATTACTATGGATACGGAAAATACGGCCGCTATTACGGATACGGAAAGAAGTACGGTTATGGCTACGGCTACGGACAAAAGCATAATTAGAAAAGTATCTCTATGATTTTATAAAATATAATGAATTAATTATTTGTTACACTTATTCCATGAAAAGCAAACCGCCAAAAGAGTTAATTTAATTAACCCTTTTGACGATTCATAATCAATTCTAAAACATCAATGTAATTTTTTATCTTCAATCACATTAAAACACGGACACTGCTTTATCCATTCCTCGGGCTCGATCTCCCCATTGGCGTTCAGGTCCGGACTCAGATCCCGGTGGCCACACACACGGCTGCCGGGATACTGTTTCAATAACGTTTTCACCAACACCCGCATCGAATGTACCTGCCACTCCGTCCGGGTATCCTTGGGACGGCCCCTCGCATCCAGCCCGCCTTCATAACAGATACCGATACTCGTCGCATTGTGCCCCTTGGCATGCGCCCCGATCTTCTCCACCGGACGGGTAGACACAATCCGCCCGTCCTTCCGGATATAGAAGTGGTATCCCGGCCCGTTGAATCCCCGCCTGCGATGGCAGACATCCAGATCGAACTCCGTAAAACACCGGTCTTCTCTCGTTGCCGAGCAATGAATCACAATCAAATCGATTTTCCTCATACTTCCCCCTTCATTTTTCGACATTCCTCCCACTGAGAAACATCAGGAATGCAATCACCCATTCCAAGATTCTTTGTAACTTCTTCATCGTTGTTTTGCTATATTAAGTTGTTTTACGTTTACACCACAGAGGACACAGAGCAACACAGAGTCTTTATTTTCAAGCTGATATAGAATCTTAATCCCCGGGACTATAGTATAGAGAATTTTAA containing:
- a CDS encoding N-acetylmuramoyl-L-alanine amidase, coding for MRKIDLIVIHCSATREDRCFTEFDLDVCHRRRGFNGPGYHFYIRKDGRIVSTRPVEKIGAHAKGHNATSIGICYEGGLDARGRPKDTRTEWQVHSMRVLVKTLLKQYPGSRVCGHRDLSPDLNANGEIEPEEWIKQCPCFNVIEDKKLH